The Macaca nemestrina isolate mMacNem1 chromosome 1, mMacNem.hap1, whole genome shotgun sequence genome contains the following window.
TCAAAAGGAAGTCTTAGGATTAGTCTTTTGGAAAATGGAAGGCCAAAAATCTTACAGGTCACTTCTGCTTGTTGCATTCCCACATACCTCCCCTGAGGCCGCCAGGACAGATTTGGCTGCCCATTTGGTTGGAGAAAGGGCAAAATACAGGGAAACAAAATAGAAACTGATTTTCCAACATAGAATCCATCCATACAGGTAGCAGTCTTGGCTACAGTCAGTTATCAGGTGAGGTCATTCTTGTGCTTACTGAAAAAGATTTTCTTCTTCTCATTGTACTGCAGCAAAGCCTTCTAGACAAGCTCAGTGGAATCTGAAGGGCCCATCCCATGGAGGAATGCTGGCTGACAGAGATAGCCAATGGCTCCAAGAATGGCTTGGATTTCAACCCTATGAAGGATTACATGATCCTGAGTGGTCCCCAGAAGATAGCTATTGCCGTGTTGTGCACTCTTCTGGGCCTGCTAAGTGCCCTGGAGAACGTGGCTGTACTCTATCTGATCCTGTCCTCCCACCGGCTTCGCCAGAAGCCCTCATACCTGTTCATTGGCAGCTTGGCTGGAGCCGACTTCCTGGCCAGTGTGGTCTTTGCATGCAGCTTTGTGAATTTTCATGTTTTCCATGGTATGGATTCCAAGGATGTCTTCCTGCTGAAGATTGGCAGCGTGACCATGACCTTCACAGCCTCTGTGGGTAGCCTGCTGCTGACCGCCATTGACCGATACCTCTGCCTGCGCTACCCACCCTCCTACAAAGCTCTGCTCACCCGTGGGAGGGCACTGGTGACCCTGGGCATCATGTGGGTCCTCTCAGCACTGGTCTCCTACCTGCCGCTCATGGGATGGACTTGCTGTCCCAGGCCCTGCTCTGAGCTTTTTCCACTGATTCCCAATGACTACCTGCTGGGCTGGCTCCTGTTCATCGCCTTCCTCTTTTCCGGAATCATCTACACCTATGGGCATGTTCTCTGGAAAGCCCATCAGCATGTAGCCAGTTTGTCTGGGCACCAGGACAGGCAGGTGCCAGGAATGGCCCGAATGAGGCTGGACGTGAGGTTGGCCAAGACCCTGGGGCTGGTGCTGGCTGTGCTCCTCATCTGTTGGTTCCCAGTGCTGGCCCTCATGGTCCACAGCCTGGCCACTACGCTCACCGACCAGGTCAAGAAGGCCTTTGCCTTCTGCTCCATGCTGTGCCTCGTCAACTCCATGGTCAACCCTGTCATCTA
Protein-coding sequences here:
- the LOC105494438 gene encoding cannabinoid receptor 2, which produces MEECWLTEIANGSKNGLDFNPMKDYMILSGPQKIAIAVLCTLLGLLSALENVAVLYLILSSHRLRQKPSYLFIGSLAGADFLASVVFACSFVNFHVFHGMDSKDVFLLKIGSVTMTFTASVGSLLLTAIDRYLCLRYPPSYKALLTRGRALVTLGIMWVLSALVSYLPLMGWTCCPRPCSELFPLIPNDYLLGWLLFIAFLFSGIIYTYGHVLWKAHQHVASLSGHQDRQVPGMARMRLDVRLAKTLGLVLAVLLICWFPVLALMVHSLATTLTDQVKKAFAFCSMLCLVNSMVNPVIYALRSGEIRSSAHHCLAHWRKCVRGLGSEAKEEAPRSSVTETEADGKITPWPDSRDLDHSSC